CAAGGATCAGATCAGCTTCAGCGCTGCCCGGCAACAGTTCCTGAAGATGGAGCAGGAGCGTCTGACCGCAGCCTGCAGCCCTCTGAGGTCCTCCAGGACGCTCCTGAACACGTCTCTGCAGCTGCGTCCCGACGAGTCGCCGCAGGCCAAGACGCATGACGAAACGCACACGGAGATGCTCGACGTAGACTCAGTGTTCAAATCAGCAGAAGAGGAGGTGACACTCCCACAGAGGAAGGTGACAGTGGTCCAGAAGGAGGAGTCTCTGAGCCGGCAGAGCAGCGTGTTCGATGACCTAGACTCCGGCCCGGAGGAGCCGTCTGTAGAGGTGGGCGGCGGCTACGCCAGCGACGAAGGCGTGTTCAATGCTCAGCAAGAGGACCGGAGCCACAGCTCCAGGAGCGACTACGAGACCCCAATCGAGAGGGAGATCCGGTTAGTTCAGGAGCGCGAGGAGAACCTGCGGCGCTCTCGGGGGCTGAAGCACAGTGACAGCAAAGACGAGATCGTCCAGATCAAAACCAAACGTCTGCAGACGCCGTCGCCAGCGATCAGAGCCAAAGACAAGAACCGAGTCAGCTTCATCATCCAGAGGGAGATCCAGCAGCAGGGAGGACTCAGTCCAGATCCTCCACAGGAGCTGGAGGACATGAGGAGGGAGTCAGACCAGCAAGAGGAGGACAAGAGGACAGAAGAAAGACCTCCGTCTGATGCTGAAGACATCCTGTCCCCCTGTTGTCCTCATCGCCACCCTGAAGACAGCCAGTGGTCCCTAAGCAGGACCagttcctcctccttctctgcaAGAGACCCTGAAGGACTCAGAGGTCCAGCCTCTGCCTCcttccactcctcctcctcgtccccGACTCCTCGACGTAACACGACCTCAAGCATGGCGCGGTCCTGGAGGGAGACTCTGGAGTCCACCGGCCTGCAGtccagagggagaggagcaccAGACTTCATAGAGAAGGAGATCGAGGAGGCACTGAGACGGGAGCAGGAGCTAA
The Plectropomus leopardus isolate mb unplaced genomic scaffold, YSFRI_Pleo_2.0 unplaced_scaffold13754, whole genome shotgun sequence DNA segment above includes these coding regions:
- the LOC121964033 gene encoding mitotic interactor and substrate of PLK1, with the protein product MDSVPRRWVLKPLSPLLQLSDLRTIAGAAPSASSPADPLVLTADSISVTRSQSSVVVSSQWGGCTGDVVVQARQLPVSQDGGSTSDEWHFSSPSNHSSPSSSSGSLCGFYSFVDDPTSPEAELNEAWMVSPQRQAQLATLKEERGFKLQTYSGSRKPESLFTESNGDSQYRADLSAEEVPPEEERQLRQEIIRSQAPKKNPTFRDQLSALEDLDLSRGFNVSFSPVRPSPPGPPSPAVSRDVDKDQISFSAARQQFLKMEQERLTAACSPLRSSRTLLNTSLQLRPDESPQAKTHDETHTEMLDVDSVFKSAEEEVTLPQRKVTVVQKEESLSRQSSVFDDLDSGPEEPSVEVGGGYASDEGVFNAQQEDRSHSSRSDYETPIEREIRLVQEREENLRRSRGLKHSDSKDEIVQIKTKRLQTPSPAIRAKDKNRVSFIIQREIQQQGGLSPDPPQELEDMRRESDQQEEDKRTEERPPSDAEDILSPCCPHRHPEDSQWSLSRTSSSSFSARDPEGLRGPASASFHSSSSSPTPRRNTTSSMARSWRETLESTGLQSRGRGAPDFIEKEIEEALRREQELKELRESREDTDGQLLSPAPLVEQANKMAVSQFYPPVSTGTSSSLSSFSCSPHAPPAPPP